A window of Chitinophaga sp. MM2321 contains these coding sequences:
- a CDS encoding ATP-binding protein — protein sequence MHFSVHKKIRIGFFIAFTVIVIASIFSYLVAKNLLENASRLNHAIEVSKRLEVITRQLKDAEAAIRGYNLTKDSSFLNPSMQERSISIEREYRLLRKVTAENPVQQRHLDTLRDLLNIKYRQLLTGEKKVTSDKQRNSVKEGERSMDRLDRKVQDMLHIEETQVHEKSKLFHFFSVLWVPVIFISSLVAIFIGIYSYITLTKEIKLQLHIESRMKSYQRDLQQNISLLNKTNQELEQFAYVASHDLQEPLRKISTFSDRLQMKYREQLPPDATQLIDRMVSAVSRMRVLINDLLVFSRAGRITPESITRVDMNVLLQEVLSDLEVTLEEKNVAVKYDQLPVIEGSDTSFHQLFQNLLANAIKFASPDRPLQINIHHQIVQGKELGIVKENRWETTFCRINIEDNGIGFDQAYTERIFLIFQRLHGISEYTGTGIGLAICKKIVDSHNGFIMAYGYPDQGATFVIILPLTQTNTEEHI from the coding sequence ATGCATTTTTCAGTACATAAAAAAATACGCATCGGTTTTTTCATTGCATTTACGGTCATCGTGATTGCATCCATTTTTTCCTACCTGGTAGCCAAAAATCTGCTGGAGAATGCAAGCAGGCTTAATCATGCGATAGAGGTATCCAAGCGGCTGGAAGTGATTACCCGGCAGCTGAAGGATGCGGAGGCCGCTATCAGGGGATATAACCTTACAAAAGACAGTTCCTTCCTGAACCCGAGCATGCAGGAAAGGAGTATAAGCATTGAAAGGGAATACCGCCTGCTACGTAAGGTAACCGCCGAAAACCCGGTACAACAGCGGCACCTGGACACCCTCCGGGACTTACTGAATATTAAATACCGGCAATTGCTGACGGGTGAAAAGAAAGTTACTTCCGACAAGCAACGAAATTCTGTGAAAGAAGGAGAGCGATCGATGGACCGGCTGGACCGGAAAGTGCAGGATATGTTGCACATTGAAGAAACCCAGGTACATGAAAAGTCGAAGCTGTTTCATTTTTTCTCGGTCCTGTGGGTGCCGGTGATCTTCATTTCTTCGCTGGTAGCCATCTTCATTGGTATCTACTCCTATATCACACTAACAAAAGAGATTAAACTACAATTGCATATTGAGAGCAGGATGAAATCCTATCAGCGGGATCTGCAACAGAATATTTCCCTCCTGAATAAAACCAACCAGGAACTGGAGCAGTTTGCTTATGTAGCCTCTCATGATTTGCAGGAGCCACTGCGCAAAATATCCACCTTCAGCGACCGGCTGCAAATGAAATACAGGGAGCAGCTGCCGCCGGATGCCACCCAGCTGATAGACCGCATGGTATCAGCCGTTTCCCGGATGCGTGTACTGATCAACGACCTCCTGGTTTTTTCGCGCGCCGGCCGTATTACGCCGGAAAGCATTACCAGGGTGGATATGAACGTATTGCTCCAGGAGGTGCTCAGCGACCTGGAAGTCACCCTGGAAGAAAAGAATGTAGCCGTAAAATATGACCAGCTCCCCGTAATTGAAGGGAGCGACACCTCTTTCCACCAGCTTTTTCAGAACCTGCTGGCCAATGCCATCAAGTTTGCCAGCCCCGACAGACCATTACAAATTAATATCCATCATCAGATCGTACAGGGTAAAGAGCTGGGAATAGTAAAAGAAAACCGTTGGGAAACCACCTTTTGCCGGATCAATATTGAAGATAACGGCATAGGCTTTGACCAGGCTTACACAGAGCGCATCTTCCTCATCTTCCAGCGGTTACACGGCATCAGCGAGTATACCGGAACCGGTATCGGCCTGGCCATCTGTAAAAAGATTGTAGACAGCCATAACGGCTTTATCATGGCTTATGGCTACCCCGACCAGGGAGCCACTTTTGTAATAATATTACCGCTCACTCAAACAAATACAGAAGAACATATCTGA
- a CDS encoding ATP-binding protein → MSERPIQILMIDDDEDDFFLVTELLRDISPGQYTLEWAPTFQKGINAIESRTHDIFLVDYRLGPNTGIDILHHFQEMQYQMPVIMLTGKGDYAIDREAMKAGAYDYLVKGEITADLLERSIRYALDEYSHLRSIEESEKKYYGIFEKAHDLIILADCDKNIVDANPAALKIMHYSKEEILRLHLRDLFLSKEQSEQFLNNICSDGITGTQEYEFKTQEGKKLVVLINAVMLDEAAQIFLCVIQDITDKKREEQEKQHQEKFVITGRIARVIAHEVRNPLTNILLAVSQFKEEEEVLASEDSNLYTDIIERNCSRINQLITELLHSTRMMELHPAIYGINTLIENALQLAQDRLQLHEISLQKNLVVPDVLVNADEEKVVIALLNIIINAIEAMAPGKGILTITTKRNQGRAQVQVADNGMGIPEDKLARLFDPFYTSKAKGTGLGLTSTQNILLNHKGTIHVDSEQGTGTIFTITLPAQ, encoded by the coding sequence ATGAGCGAGCGACCGATACAAATACTGATGATTGACGATGATGAAGATGACTTTTTCCTGGTAACAGAATTACTCCGAGACATATCTCCCGGACAATATACCCTTGAATGGGCACCTACTTTCCAAAAAGGAATCAATGCCATTGAAAGCAGAACACATGACATATTCCTGGTAGATTACAGGTTGGGACCTAATACAGGTATAGATATCCTTCACCATTTTCAGGAAATGCAATACCAGATGCCCGTGATTATGCTCACTGGTAAGGGGGATTATGCCATTGACCGGGAGGCCATGAAAGCCGGTGCCTATGATTATCTTGTAAAGGGAGAGATTACGGCCGACCTGCTGGAAAGATCCATCCGTTATGCATTAGATGAATACAGCCACCTGCGCAGCATCGAAGAAAGTGAAAAGAAATACTACGGCATCTTTGAAAAAGCACATGATCTCATCATCCTGGCAGATTGCGATAAAAACATCGTAGATGCCAACCCTGCTGCATTAAAAATAATGCACTATTCCAAAGAGGAGATCCTGCGGCTCCATCTCCGCGATCTCTTTCTGTCAAAGGAACAGAGTGAACAATTCCTCAACAACATCTGCTCTGATGGTATTACCGGTACACAGGAATACGAATTCAAAACACAGGAAGGTAAAAAGCTGGTGGTACTCATCAACGCTGTTATGCTGGATGAAGCCGCACAGATATTCCTCTGTGTGATACAGGATATTACAGACAAGAAAAGAGAAGAACAGGAAAAACAACACCAGGAAAAATTTGTGATCACCGGCCGTATTGCGCGCGTGATAGCACATGAAGTAAGAAACCCGCTTACCAATATACTGCTGGCTGTCAGCCAGTTTAAGGAAGAAGAAGAAGTGCTGGCCAGCGAAGATTCCAATCTGTATACGGATATCATCGAACGTAACTGCAGCCGCATTAACCAGCTGATTACGGAACTGTTGCACAGCACCCGCATGATGGAACTGCATCCTGCCATATACGGTATTAATACCCTGATAGAAAACGCCCTTCAACTGGCGCAGGATCGCCTGCAGCTGCATGAAATAAGCCTGCAGAAAAACCTGGTAGTACCGGATGTACTGGTAAATGCAGACGAAGAAAAAGTTGTAATCGCCTTGTTGAATATTATTATCAACGCCATCGAAGCCATGGCGCCCGGAAAAGGAATACTAACTATTACGACTAAACGTAATCAGGGAAGGGCCCAGGTACAGGTTGCCGACAACGGTATGGGTATTCCGGAAGACAAGCTGGCACGCTTGTTTGATCCTTTTTATACCAGCAAAGCCAAAGGTACCGGACTTGGATTGACGAGTACACAAAACATCCTGTTGAATCACAAAGGAACCATACATGTAGATAGTGAGCAGGGAACCGGCACCATATTTACGATAACATTACCCGCACAATAG
- a CDS encoding sigma-54 dependent transcriptional regulator, whose amino-acid sequence MKNILIIDDEINICTLLSKFLSKHGFDVDTTMTGGAALKMMKEKTFDLVLCDYRLKDTDGAQLLQDIRLINPRTIVIIITGYTDVRVAVEMVKNGAYDYLSKPLYPDEILSLVHKAFAHKESEEERLAVRPVETGSAPEARETLLSRNQNDKNDKYVYGESEGAKELFRQIKLVAPTDYSVIIFGETGTGKESVAHLIHHHSKRNEQPFVALDCGSLSKELAASELFGHEKGSFTGAINTKIGAFEQAQGGTLFLDEISNLSYDIQVAMLRVLQEKMIRRVGSLKEIPVDVRIIVASNEKLSESVQRGKFREDLFHRFNEFTIYIPPLRERVGDLQLFVTSFVKQVERELDKSCGKISPEVWECFQQYSWPGNIRELKNVIRRACLLTPEMQEITMVALPLEMKEAFMQGPEENHLSGELAIMVNDNDLKTVALQAEYNKIINVLKEVKYNKTKAAQLLNIDRKTLYNKLRLLNINY is encoded by the coding sequence ATGAAAAATATTCTTATTATAGATGATGAAATCAATATCTGTACACTCCTGAGCAAATTTCTGAGCAAACATGGTTTTGACGTAGACACTACCATGACGGGAGGGGCGGCATTGAAAATGATGAAGGAGAAAACCTTTGACCTCGTACTATGTGATTACAGGTTAAAAGATACAGACGGTGCACAGTTGTTGCAGGATATCCGTCTGATCAACCCCCGTACCATCGTTATTATAATTACCGGCTATACCGATGTACGCGTAGCCGTGGAAATGGTGAAGAATGGTGCTTACGATTATCTCTCCAAACCGTTATATCCTGATGAAATTCTGAGTCTCGTACACAAGGCATTTGCTCACAAGGAATCTGAAGAGGAACGCCTGGCAGTACGGCCTGTAGAAACCGGCAGTGCCCCCGAAGCAAGGGAAACACTGCTCTCCCGCAATCAAAACGATAAGAACGATAAATATGTATACGGCGAAAGTGAAGGCGCCAAAGAACTGTTCCGGCAGATAAAACTGGTAGCACCTACTGATTACAGCGTAATCATCTTTGGTGAAACCGGTACCGGTAAAGAATCCGTTGCCCATCTTATTCATCATCACAGCAAGCGTAATGAACAACCCTTTGTGGCACTGGATTGTGGTAGCCTTTCAAAAGAACTTGCTGCCAGTGAACTGTTTGGCCATGAAAAAGGCTCCTTCACCGGTGCTATCAATACCAAAATAGGCGCCTTTGAACAGGCCCAGGGTGGTACCTTATTCCTCGATGAAATCTCTAACCTGTCATATGATATACAGGTAGCGATGCTTCGTGTACTACAGGAAAAAATGATCCGCAGAGTAGGCAGCCTGAAAGAAATCCCCGTTGATGTACGCATCATCGTGGCGTCTAATGAAAAGTTGTCAGAATCTGTACAGCGCGGCAAATTCAGGGAAGACCTGTTTCATCGTTTCAATGAATTTACCATCTATATACCGCCATTAAGAGAACGCGTTGGTGATCTGCAATTATTTGTTACCTCTTTTGTAAAACAGGTAGAGAGAGAGCTGGATAAATCATGCGGAAAAATTTCTCCTGAAGTGTGGGAATGTTTTCAGCAGTATAGCTGGCCGGGTAACATCCGGGAATTGAAAAATGTGATCAGACGCGCCTGCCTGCTCACACCCGAAATGCAGGAAATAACAATGGTAGCCTTGCCACTGGAAATGAAGGAAGCCTTTATGCAGGGACCGGAAGAAAATCATTTGAGTGGCGAACTGGCCATTATGGTGAATGACAATGATCTTAAAACCGTTGCATTACAGGCAGAATATAATAAGATCATTAATGTGCTGAAAGAAGTGAAATATAATAAAACCAAAGCTGCACAGTTACTCAATATTGACCGCAAAACATTATATAACAAGTTGCGGTTATTGAATATTAACTACTAA
- a CDS encoding response regulator: MKGPCILIIDDEPDICRLLQLSLVRHGYTVKYVHRLGEGLQYLQQQQPDLLFLDIHLPDGSGLDALPIIKKNCPTLQVITISAYDNGLEKQKALSSGAAFFLAKPFSVKHVDELIGSIKS, from the coding sequence ATGAAAGGGCCTTGTATATTAATTATTGATGACGAACCGGACATATGCAGGTTATTGCAACTGAGCCTCGTAAGACATGGATATACTGTTAAGTATGTACATCGGCTGGGTGAAGGTTTGCAATATCTGCAACAACAGCAACCGGATCTGCTTTTTCTGGATATCCACCTGCCTGATGGTTCAGGACTGGACGCCTTACCGATAATAAAAAAGAATTGCCCTACCTTACAGGTAATTACAATCAGCGCCTATGACAACGGCCTCGAGAAGCAAAAAGCACTCAGTTCAGGCGCAGCATTTTTCCTGGCGAAACCGTTTAGCGTAAAGCATGTCGACGAATTAATAGGTAGTATAAAAAGTTAG
- a CDS encoding glycosyltransferase: MNKTLLFVSSFPPRECGIATFAQDLVNALHKSFAGKLNIEICALEEAGKPLTNKQAPVTYSVNTFDIDSCISFAQQINDNDKIDLVCFEHEFGLYGGEYGHNLLAMLSLLDKPFIVRFHTVLPYPDLKCTKVVSLISALASKVLVMTQSSAGLLRDVYHVPAEKIVHIPHGTHAHIVEDVQALKKEYDLEGKMVLSTFGLLSENKGLETGIRAMKDIVKEYPDAVYLVLGKTHPVIFSREGEKYRASLEELVKTLGLENNVRFVNSYLSLTSLLDYLSLTDIYLFTSKDPHQAVSGTFVYAMSAGCAVISTAFVQAREMLDDNCGCLIDFNNSDQLAVAARRLLGDPALRRTMSSRAIEKTRSSIWDNVAIAHMSVISEVLSEEKILLPNLPPPYLDHIDRMTDEFGMLQFSKHDVPDPDFGYTLDDNARALIAMCMYSTEMKSSSFVNALARKYVDFITYCHKPSGGFLNYVDIEGNFTEMNDEVNLEDANGRAVWALGYTLSSHRHLPFDIVQDAYVLFRSCMSWMAALTSPRAIGFVIKGLFYSLHYRKNSEAEAILKVLAAKLQSSYMQEADETWQWYESALTYGNAVLPEAMMMAYQVTGIAAYRKTSEDSLAFLCRKTFTDSHMKVISNKTWYHRYNTTDHPEEGGEQSIEVAYTMLALHTSYNTTKNHSDLEKMRIAFSWYLGNNHLKQLIYNPLTYGCYDGLEKNNVNQNQGAESTVCYLIARLLMEQWNKHKYVTAKQDSAATARIGAN; this comes from the coding sequence ATGAATAAAACCTTGCTTTTTGTTTCATCCTTTCCGCCGCGCGAATGTGGTATTGCCACTTTTGCACAAGACCTGGTGAACGCGCTTCACAAGAGCTTTGCGGGAAAATTGAATATTGAGATCTGTGCATTGGAGGAGGCGGGTAAGCCATTAACCAATAAACAGGCGCCAGTCACCTACTCGGTGAACACGTTTGATATTGATAGTTGTATTTCTTTTGCTCAACAAATAAATGATAATGATAAAATAGACCTCGTTTGTTTTGAACATGAATTTGGATTGTACGGTGGAGAATACGGTCATAACTTATTAGCTATGTTATCCTTGCTGGATAAGCCTTTTATAGTACGGTTCCATACGGTACTGCCGTATCCCGATCTTAAATGCACCAAAGTGGTTAGCCTGATAAGCGCCCTCGCATCCAAAGTACTGGTGATGACACAGTCATCCGCCGGTTTGCTGCGCGATGTATATCATGTACCGGCTGAGAAGATTGTACACATTCCTCATGGTACCCACGCCCACATTGTTGAAGATGTACAGGCGCTGAAAAAAGAATACGACCTGGAAGGTAAAATGGTGCTCAGCACCTTTGGCCTCCTCAGTGAAAATAAAGGACTGGAAACCGGTATCCGGGCGATGAAAGATATCGTGAAGGAATACCCCGATGCGGTTTACCTGGTACTGGGAAAAACACATCCTGTCATATTTTCACGCGAAGGGGAAAAATACCGTGCATCCCTGGAAGAACTGGTGAAAACATTGGGGCTGGAAAATAATGTAAGATTTGTCAATTCATATCTTTCCTTAACATCATTATTGGATTATTTATCACTCACTGATATTTATCTTTTTACATCCAAAGATCCGCATCAGGCAGTAAGTGGCACATTTGTATATGCCATGAGCGCCGGTTGTGCAGTTATCTCCACCGCCTTTGTACAGGCCAGAGAAATGCTGGACGATAACTGCGGATGTTTGATCGACTTCAATAACTCCGATCAACTGGCGGTAGCCGCCAGGCGTTTGCTGGGCGATCCTGCACTGCGCCGCACAATGAGCAGCCGTGCTATTGAAAAAACACGCAGCTCTATCTGGGATAATGTTGCCATCGCGCATATGTCGGTGATCAGCGAAGTATTATCTGAAGAAAAAATCCTGTTACCAAATCTGCCACCGCCATACCTGGATCATATTGATCGTATGACAGACGAATTTGGCATGTTGCAGTTTTCAAAACATGACGTGCCTGATCCGGATTTCGGCTACACGCTGGATGATAACGCCCGTGCGCTTATCGCCATGTGTATGTATAGTACAGAAATGAAATCCAGCAGCTTCGTAAATGCTTTGGCGCGCAAATATGTTGACTTTATAACGTATTGCCATAAACCTTCCGGAGGCTTCCTGAACTATGTGGATATTGAAGGCAACTTCACTGAAATGAATGACGAAGTAAACCTGGAAGATGCCAACGGCCGTGCAGTATGGGCGCTGGGTTACACGCTCAGTTCACACAGGCACCTGCCTTTTGATATTGTACAGGATGCCTACGTATTGTTCAGATCATGTATGAGCTGGATGGCTGCTCTTACGTCCCCACGGGCCATTGGTTTTGTGATCAAGGGATTGTTTTATTCCCTGCATTACAGAAAAAACAGCGAGGCAGAAGCTATCCTGAAAGTGTTGGCCGCTAAATTGCAGTCATCCTATATGCAGGAAGCAGATGAAACCTGGCAGTGGTATGAATCCGCGCTCACCTATGGCAATGCTGTATTGCCGGAAGCGATGATGATGGCCTACCAGGTAACCGGTATAGCAGCATACAGGAAAACATCGGAAGATAGTCTTGCTTTCCTTTGCCGCAAAACATTTACTGATAGTCACATGAAAGTGATCAGCAATAAAACCTGGTATCACCGGTATAATACCACAGATCATCCTGAAGAAGGAGGTGAGCAATCAATAGAGGTGGCTTATACCATGCTGGCACTTCATACTTCTTATAACACTACAAAAAACCACTCGGATCTTGAAAAAATGCGCATCGCTTTCAGCTGGTATCTTGGTAATAATCACTTGAAACAGTTGATTTATAACCCGCTTACATATGGCTGTTACGATGGTTTGGAGAAAAACAATGTCAATCAGAACCAGGGAGCCGAATCGACCGTGTGTTACCTGATTGCCCGCCTTTTGATGGAACAATGGAACAAGCATAAATATGTTACAGCGAAACAAGACAGTGCTGCCACCGCAAGAATCGGTGCCAACTGA